ATTTTGTAGAACTCCATAAGCTGGAGTATTTGGCATGGTATTCTGGACTTCTACTCCTTGAGGATGGAAAGATGGGGCAATGAAAAAAGACGATAATGCAGTTAGAAGTAAAAATGCAATAAACGCTACAACTATGTTAGACATAGATCCTGCAGCATAAATTCTGAGCTTTGTAAGTCTTGATGCTTTTTTAATCCCTTCTTCATCTGGTTCAACAAATGCTCCAGGTATAACTGCAAGCATAAGCAGTCCTATTGACTTGATTTTAATTCCATCAGTTCTTGCCAGGATTCCATGTGCAAATTCATGAACAACTATAACAACTACAAGTCCAATTAACCCGTATACTAAGGGGACATTAAAAGATGATCCTGGAATGCTGACCCCTGGGATTGCAATACCAACGCTGGATACTGTTGATGGTCCCTGGACGGCAAATATGTTTTGTATGATAGTTCCCAGTGAGTATAAAAGCAGTGGGAGGTTTAAAATCATAAAGAACACGCATATGGGCACTCCAATATTCATGCTCCATCGCCAGAACCTGGGACTCTTTTGAGCAATAGAGTCAATAAAATCCCTGAGTCGAGTGGTTTTCCTCATTAAAATAGGGCCACTTATCTCAATTTTTAGTTTATCTCTGAATAAAAGGGCTACAGCCCAAATAACAATAAATGCAATAGCATAAAACTGTAAAGCGTCCACTTAATCACCTTTAAATTCATATAATAAAGCAAGTATTTATTAATATTTATTTGCACAATGATATTAATTATAAATTTTGTCAGTCTGAAAATTTAACTATGAATCTAATTAGTTATACCTTTAACGAATCGTAAAGTAAAACGTCACATTCTTCGCCTTCGTTTATACCCTCAACATTTTCTTCTATCAATATATAACAGTCAGATTCAACCATAGATCTTATAATTCCAGATCCATCTATTTTAAGGGGCTGTACTAAACTGCCTTCTGTTTTTGCTCTAACATAATCTGTTCTGCCAAGTGTTGATGCAATTTTCCTGGATGCTGTTTTTTTAATGATGGGGAACTCTTTATGAATATTCTGCATTTTAAGAAGGTAATTACGAGTGAAAATATCGAACTGCACCATTGAAGCTACAGGATACCCTGAAAGCATGAATATTGGGGTTCCATTTATTACTCCAAATCCAAAGGGCTTTCCAGGTCTTATGCCCGCTCCATGAATTAAAACTTCTCCCATTTCATCAACCACATCTACCACAACGTCTCCTTTACTTATTGCAGTGCCGCCAGTGGTTATTATGGCATCACATGACTCTAAAAATGTTTCAATTTGTCCTTTTACTTTTTGCGCATCGTCAACACAATGGGTAAGTTCTGGAACTGCAAGGGTACTTTCAACGAGTGCTTTTAAGGTATAATAATTTGAATTTATAATTTTGGCCCCTTCGATATCTGATTTAGACATTACAAGTTCGTTTCCAGTAGTTATCACGCCTATTTTGGGCTTTTTAAATACATTTACTGTATCATGGCCTGCAGACGTTATTATTCCAATATCTTGTGGTCTTAAGAGTTCCCCTGATTTTAGGAGTTCATCGCCTTTTTTAAAATCTTCTCCAAATGGAGCAACATTTTCCCCTGGAAATAATGTTTTTGAAGCTTCTAAATCATTGTTTTCTTCGTAGGTATACTCTTCCATGACAACTGCATTTGCACCTTCTGGTATCGGCGCCCCAGTAGCGATTTTTATAGCTTCCCCTTGCTTTAAAACTATTTTTGATGTATCGCCAGCACCTATTCTATCTACAACTTTTAAATATGCAGGACTGGTTTCAGAAGATCCGAATGTATCTTCAGCTTTTACGGCATAACCATCCATAGCAGATCTATCAAAGGAGGGAGAATCTAAAAGTGCTTTTATATCCTCTGCAAGGACTCTGTTATATGCTTCTTCAAGAGGAATCCTTTCAATATCGAGTTTAATTTCAATGTTGTCTATGATTTTTAGTGCATCCTTAACTGGTATCAATTCAGATATGAACATTTCAGTCTACTTCCACAATTTGATTGTAATGGATTTTGAGTATAAAAAGTAGTTATGTATATGATTGTATGTAAGTTATAGTTTTATGTGGTTGACTGTACTATAAATCCGACTTTGGAAGGGCATTTTAAATAATAAAATTTTCTGTTAATTTGGAAAATATGAAATTTTGTATCATTTCTGTTATAACATGTGTTTAATGGTTAATTCTGTAAATAGCGTATTTTAGATTGTATTTTTGTCATTTATGTGTTTATAGGGATTATATGTATGAATGAACTTGATAGTAAATACTATACATAATTTGAACGTGTAATTTAGATGTATAATAGCATCAATTAGTGACAATTTTTCCAAATGGGGTTTAATTAGAGCTAATTTAGTAAAAATACAAACTAAACGCACTAATCTGTAATTCGACATTTAAATACACTTTAAGAGAGTCTTAAATCTAAAAAAGAGAGTTATAAGGGCTTTTTTTCGACAAAAAAACCAAAACATTTATATATGCTGTAAGTTGATTATTGTTTTGTCCAAGAAGTACTACGTAGGTGTATTAATACTTTTGGACACGGAGGCGGTATAATTAAGCGACAATCTATGTATGCTTTGCTAATAGCAGTAGCTATGGCAATAAGCATTTTGCCCTCTGCGGTGGGGGCATCGGACCAAAGTGCATCGGATGATAATGCTCAAATTGGTCTAAACGAACACAAAGACGTTTTGAAGGTGAATGCAGCGTCCAGTGTAAAAGTTAAAGTATGGTATAAGCACTGGTACAAACACTGGTATAAACATTGGTATAAATCCCACGGTAGATGGTACTACACATGGAAGTACACTTGGAAATATACCTGGAAATATTATTATAAATACAAAACCAGTACAGTTAAAGCAGCATCAAGTTCCAGTAGTTCATCTTATACATCAAGCGGTAAAGCAGATACATTCAGCGACCCAAAATTAAACTCAATTATGAAATCAGCTGCAGGATACGGCTACCGAAGTGGAGTTAGTACTGCTTCTGGTTTAGTTAAATACCATGCAGGTGATTGTTGGGCATACAGTGCATATTTAAACAATAAATTCAAAGCTGCAGGCTACAAATCAAGAGTAATTCAATACGCGACAAGTTATTCCAGCAGGCACAGATCAGTTCAACTATACCAAAACGGAAAGTGGAAAACAGTTCCTTACAGAGCTTATGGATATAATTATTTAATTGTATAATACATGCAGTTAAATCCATGATTCTTTAGGGCTGAGCTACGGTTTAAGAGGTGAAGATCGTTTTAAACCCTTTACCTCTTTTTAGATTTTAAGTATTTCTATTTTTAAATCAAAAAATAAATTACTAATTTTATCCATAATTTCTATTAATGATCATTATCATTAAATTGTAGGTAGATGAAATGTTTGAATCAGAATCAAAATTATATAACATATTTATAAGCCATATAGGTCAAAATGAGGAAGAATATAACACGTTTACTGAGAAATTGGCAGCAGCACATGATTTTGAGTTTAAAAACTATGGGATACTTGAAAAAGATAAGATCACTGGAGAAGAGCTTCAAGAACAGATAATGCCTGTAGGGATTGTAATAATTCTTTCAGGGCTGTACAATAAGTATAAAGATATTATAAAGAAGCAAATAGACATTGCAAATAAATTAGAAAAGCCCATAATTGTCATCAGGCCTTACGGTATGGAAAATGTACCTCCTGAGCTTGAAGAAGCTGCTGTAGATATCGTAGGATGGAATGCACCGTGTATAGTTGATGCCATAGTGGAAAATTATTTGGAGTAATTTTAAGTGGCAGAGACTGTACTTATTGAAAACCAGTATTTTTGAATTAATTCGTTATACACTTGCAATGTATGTCTGGAAATTATCTAAGTTCTTCCTAAATAGTATTTTTGTAATACACTTGTAATTTATGTCAAAAATCACTATTTTGTATTAACTCTATCACTCAAAAAATCATCGATTTTTGGACGGTCT
This window of the Methanobacterium veterum genome carries:
- a CDS encoding site-2 protease family protein; the encoded protein is MDALQFYAIAFIVIWAVALLFRDKLKIEISGPILMRKTTRLRDFIDSIAQKSPRFWRWSMNIGVPICVFFMILNLPLLLYSLGTIIQNIFAVQGPSTVSSVGIAIPGVSIPGSSFNVPLVYGLIGLVVVIVVHEFAHGILARTDGIKIKSIGLLMLAVIPGAFVEPDEEGIKKASRLTKLRIYAAGSMSNIVVAFIAFLLLTALSSFFIAPSFHPQGVEVQNTMPNTPAYGVLQNGMVITHVNGYEVTNLTTFTDILSTKIKPGEEVNITTNQGTFKLKATANSNNTNHAYLGVIVQNHLTVNQDVASKYGDTIPWFLYSLYWLFYWIFFLNIGIGTFNLLPAKPLDGGLMLEEILSSKMSEDLANRITNSVSVFSWMIVVILIGATIIPAIA
- a CDS encoding molybdopterin molybdotransferase MoeA, yielding MFISELIPVKDALKIIDNIEIKLDIERIPLEEAYNRVLAEDIKALLDSPSFDRSAMDGYAVKAEDTFGSSETSPAYLKVVDRIGAGDTSKIVLKQGEAIKIATGAPIPEGANAVVMEEYTYEENNDLEASKTLFPGENVAPFGEDFKKGDELLKSGELLRPQDIGIITSAGHDTVNVFKKPKIGVITTGNELVMSKSDIEGAKIINSNYYTLKALVESTLAVPELTHCVDDAQKVKGQIETFLESCDAIITTGGTAISKGDVVVDVVDEMGEVLIHGAGIRPGKPFGFGVINGTPIFMLSGYPVASMVQFDIFTRNYLLKMQNIHKEFPIIKKTASRKIASTLGRTDYVRAKTEGSLVQPLKIDGSGIIRSMVESDCYILIEENVEGINEGEECDVLLYDSLKV
- a CDS encoding TIR domain-containing protein, whose protein sequence is MFESESKLYNIFISHIGQNEEEYNTFTEKLAAAHDFEFKNYGILEKDKITGEELQEQIMPVGIVIILSGLYNKYKDIIKKQIDIANKLEKPIIVIRPYGMENVPPELEEAAVDIVGWNAPCIVDAIVENYLE